The Infirmifilum lucidum DNA segment CAGCTACGCCACCCCTCGACTAGGTACACTTGGACTGGGATGCCGTTTTCTGGAACCACAAGGTAGGCCGCGTTGCCCGTCCAGAGGGGCTTGACGTGCCTCCTGAAGTGGTACTCGACTGTTGCGGCTGTAATGTTGGAGAGCTGGCTGTCCAAGCCCCTCGCGAGGCTGTAGGCCTTTGACGCCTTGAGGAAGGGGTTGTCCAGCTTGAACGACAGTATAGAGGCGTCCACGACGTCTGGCCTCGCAGGCACTACGCGCGGCTCCTCCGGCAGGGCATAGTCCTCCTCTGAGGGCTGTCTCGGCGTGCTCGACGGGTAACTTGACGGATCCCAGTACACGACCTGTAGCCCTCTCACTGTCTCGGCCTCACCGTATTCCTGTCGAAGGACTCTCTTGGCTGGGGCTAGGCCCAGGCACACCTCCACCTCTACCTCGCCCTCGAGCTTGGAGGTGAAAGTGCCCGCTACCCAGGGTGGACAGCCGCCGCTTGCCAGCACGGCTACAGGCAGGAGCCTGAAGGCCGGGAAGTTCACGAGGAAGCGGAAGGCGACAATGTTGGCCAGCTCTCTGTAAATCCTCCTGGTGACGCTATACCTGAGGCCAGCTCCCTCTGCGACGTTTTTCAAGCTAGAAGCCTTTAGGGCTGCTCTCAGGAAGGCCACGTGCTTTTCTCCTAGTTGCATCCCCTCTAGCCCCTCCCGAGGACTACGCGCAGGGCCTCCTCGAATCCCGACCTTATCATGGAGACGGCGAGGACTGCCAGGAGTAGCGAGAATATCCTCGCGAGGACTATTACCGTGTTCTTCCCGACCTTACTCACTATTACGTCGCTCCCGGAGAGTATCGCGTAGGCTATGAGAGTGTTGAGGGCTATGGATACGAGTGTCGGCAACAGCCCGTAGACCTCGTGCAGGTACATCACGACGTATATACTGCCGGGCCCTGCCAGGAGAGGCGTGGCCATAGGCACAACCGCTACGTCTTCGTTCCTAAGAGTCTCTGCCTCTACTTTCCCGATCAATCCTTCAAGCGCCAGGAGCAGGAGTAGGATGCCGCCGGCGATCTTGAAGTCCGTGAAGGTGACGTTGTAGTAGGCGAAGAAAGAGTAGCCGAAGAGCGTGAAGAAGAGGAGGAGCAGCGAAGCAACGAGCACGGATTTCGCGAAAACCTTCTTCCTCTCCTCCTCGCCCATGTTACTCGTCAGAGTGTAGAATATCGGTATGTTGCCTACCGAGTCGAGGACTATGAACAACATTATAAAAGCATCCCAGTAGTCGCGCACAAGGAGAAGGCGCCGTCTCCAATAAAAAGCTTTACACGTGCCATCTTAACAGCCGCGCGTAGGGCTCCCGCAGAAGCACTTTCACCATCCAACGCAAACCCTTTAAAAGCGGCTTCAAGGGTATCACTAGCAGAGATGAGAGTAGGCGTAGCAGAGCTACCCCTCCACGCGGGCACGGTTCCCAGGTGGTTAATAGACAGGATGACGGGGCTGGCGAGAGCAGTCGTCGAGCTCGTAGTAGACGAGTACGGGCCGCGCGGCCTCCTCGAGAGGATATCCGACCCCGTCTACTTCCAGGCGTTGAACAACTTAATCGGGATGGACTGGGACTCCTCCGGCTCTACCACGGTCACCACTGCCGTGCTGAAGGCCGTGGTCAACTCGATGGACATCGGGGTGAGGGTTGCAGGTGGCAAGGGCAAGAAGAGCCTCGAGACGCCTGCAGAGCTCGAGAAGCATGCACGCGAGCTGGGGCTAG contains these protein-coding regions:
- a CDS encoding MarC family protein; translation: MRDYWDAFIMLFIVLDSVGNIPIFYTLTSNMGEEERKKVFAKSVLVASLLLLFFTLFGYSFFAYYNVTFTDFKIAGGILLLLLALEGLIGKVEAETLRNEDVAVVPMATPLLAGPGSIYVVMYLHEVYGLLPTLVSIALNTLIAYAILSGSDVIVSKVGKNTVIVLARIFSLLLAVLAVSMIRSGFEEALRVVLGRG